In the Clostridium cellulovorans 743B genome, ATTGGACTGGAACTGAGTTTAATGATGCTTTTATCTCTTGAATATTTTCTTTATTCCCTGCAATGTTTAAATCCATCTTTTCATCGTTAAATATTTTAATACTAGACTTCTTTAACTCTGCATTCAGTGAAGCTATCTCTCTTAATATTGTTCTGGAACTTACATTTAGTTGCCTTTCAAGACTATTAATATTAATTGATCCTTCATACAACACTTTGTTTAGTACAAATTGCTGTCTAGGAGTTAAATTATTCATGTTAATCACCTAGCTAATCATAGATTTTATATCTTTATGATAATTTATCTTAATCCTCAATTCAATTTCAACAAGTTCAAAATAGTGTTACGTTTTCAATGACAAATTTAAAAATAAAACAACTATTAATATACATTCCTATAAGTACACTAATAGTTGTTACCATCTTTATTATATTTATTCTTTATTCATAGCCGTTAAAGGCCTATTCAACAGATTTTAACCATCCTCTTGTTTTACCTAAAATATGTTCAATTTTAACCTTCATTATTTTAACTACATTTATGAATATGTCCACTAATAGACTTTTCGAAACCCTTTCACACTATCTATAAAACCAACATTTTCATAAAACTTATGAGCCTCTTTTCTAAAACCAGATGATACAAGGATTGAATAAGCACAATTATTCTTTTTAGCAAATTCATCAAGAGCTTCCATAAGTTTTCTTCCAATTCCTTTTCCTCTCAAACCTTCTTTAACAATCACATCTTCGATTACCAAGAAAGGAACTGTCAAACTTTTGCAGCATATTCCAAGTACAGAGCCTAGAAGTTCATTGTCTTCCTTAGCAACTAATAAATGATAACTTTCATCCTTTAACATTTGCTTATATACTTCAAAAGAGTTTTCAATTGAAAGTTCAAATGGAACTAGACTACTATATAACTCCAATAAATGTGGAATATCCTCTGCCTTTAACTTATCTATAACCATAATTTGAAATACCCCTCTCCACTTCACTATTTCCATAAGCGAAAATATATTTCTAATTATATCATATAGGGTTTAGTTTTGTTTTAACTGAAATTTTATATCTAATATAAATCATTTTTCATAAATTTATCAAGAAAAACTGCAATTCCATCTTCTTCATTAGTTGTTGTTACATATTTGGCAATATCTTTTACCTTTTCAATTGCATTCCCCATTGCTACACCTATACCACATTCTTTTATTAATTCAATATCGTTAACATCATCTCCAAAAAACATCACTCTATCAATACTTGTATCTAGTCCCTTAAGAATATACCTTAATGAATTTAACTTATTTACTCCTTGAGCCATAATCTGACCTAATTTTCCGTTATCAGTTATAATCAAATTACAATCTAAAGGTAAGTATAATTTGAAATCATTAATATCTTGTATATTGCTCATATCTATTAAAACCTTAGTAGGAGCTTCTAACTTAAAAGTATTTAAATCGATTGTCTCAAACTTAGTAGTTCCAAAAATACTATCATTTTTAAAGTTAGTATACAATTTATTGTTGATCTCA is a window encoding:
- a CDS encoding GNAT family N-acetyltransferase, whose amino-acid sequence is MVIDKLKAEDIPHLLELYSSLVPFELSIENSFEVYKQMLKDESYHLLVAKEDNELLGSVLGICCKSLTVPFLVIEDVIVKEGLRGKGIGRKLMEALDEFAKKNNCAYSILVSSGFRKEAHKFYENVGFIDSVKGFRKVY
- a CDS encoding HAD family hydrolase: MFDVIALDLDGTLLKNDKTVSEKTIEALKKCEELGKQIVIVTARSPRLEVIRLPAELQREFMIFYNGAKIYQNNKRIYIQNISLDSAESIKDLILRKYAQCKVGFEINNKLYTNFKNDSIFGTTKFETIDLNTFKLEAPTKVLIDMSNIQDINDFKLYLPLDCNLIITDNGKLGQIMAQGVNKLNSLRYILKGLDTSIDRVMFFGDDVNDIELIKECGIGVAMGNAIEKVKDIAKYVTTTNEEDGIAVFLDKFMKNDLY